The following are encoded together in the Streptomyces sp. NBC_00341 genome:
- a CDS encoding SHOCT domain-containing protein, with product MDDYPLLNLFWTMLWFFLWIMWLFLLFRVIMDIFRSHDLGGWAKAGWLVLALVLPYVGVLIYVIARGKSMGARDAKEAKERDAAFKAYVRDAAGTDAGGGATKGNHVQDLAKLADLKDKGAITDEEYQQAKTKLLV from the coding sequence ATGGACGACTACCCCTTGCTCAACCTCTTCTGGACCATGCTCTGGTTCTTCCTCTGGATCATGTGGCTGTTCCTCCTCTTCCGCGTGATCATGGACATCTTCCGCAGCCACGACCTGGGCGGATGGGCCAAGGCGGGCTGGCTGGTCCTGGCCCTGGTGCTGCCGTATGTGGGCGTCCTGATCTACGTGATCGCCCGCGGCAAGTCCATGGGCGCACGTGACGCGAAAGAGGCGAAGGAACGGGATGCCGCCTTCAAGGCATACGTGAGAGACGCCGCGGGAACGGACGCGGGCGGCGGCGCGACGAAGGGCAACCACGTGCAGGACCTGGCGAAACTCGCCGACCTCAAGGACAAGGGCGCGATCACGGACGAGGAGTACCAGCAGGCGAAGACGAAGCTCCTCGTCTGA
- a CDS encoding MerR family transcriptional regulator — translation MTADDSFGRLDDDDYPAYTMGRAAEMLGTTQGFLRAVGEARLITPLRSEGGHRRYSRYQLRIAARARELVDQGTPIEAACRIVILEDQLEEAQRINAEYRRTTASDHQATAG, via the coding sequence ATGACAGCAGACGACTCTTTCGGCCGTCTCGACGACGACGACTATCCCGCCTACACGATGGGCCGGGCCGCCGAGATGCTCGGTACCACGCAGGGCTTTCTCCGCGCCGTCGGTGAAGCCCGACTCATCACCCCGCTGCGTTCCGAGGGCGGCCACCGCCGTTACTCCCGCTACCAGCTGCGCATCGCCGCCCGAGCCCGGGAGCTCGTCGACCAGGGCACCCCCATCGAGGCCGCCTGCCGCATCGTCATCCTCGAGGACCAGCTCGAAGAGGCCCAGCGCATCAACGCCGAGTACCGCCGCACCACCGCCTCCGACCACCAGGCGACCGCAGGCTGA